CCTATGGAGTAGCAAAATCTACAATAGCAGGATGGATTAAAAAATACAGTGAAGAATGCCAATATATTAAACCACATAATAAAGAAAATAATGCTTCAAGTGAAGAAATACGAGCTTTAAATAAGAAAATCAAGGAAC
This region of Acetoanaerobium noterae genomic DNA includes:
- a CDS encoding transposase, translating into MKTYYDIDFKKELVKEYLDGKSLNNLYQTYGVAKSTIAGWIKKYSEECQYIKPHNKENNASSEEIRALNKKIKE